One window of the Lytechinus pictus isolate F3 Inbred chromosome 5, Lp3.0, whole genome shotgun sequence genome contains the following:
- the LOC129262223 gene encoding m7GpppN-mRNA hydrolase-like: MDQPIVNIPEEVLSSLCTRFLINIPDEERNDLIRAFFQIELAHWFYIDFFRVEQQGLPNCGMKEFSKAIFNHCPFLIDHADKIDKLYAEWREYKMSVPTYGGILLDSSLTHLVMVQGFFSRTSWGFPKGKVNKEEQPVQCAIREVREETGFDITKYIDENNYIETYLNEQLSRLYVVPNIPMDVDFKPTTRGEIREVRWFMINDLPASKKDPAPKANLGLNPNHFFMVIPFIKPLKKRLNKMQSGASNRGYSPATIPLSTTNTQRTQSPTQGNYRQNGGRGRGGNSNHVLNSSGGPTSQAVDSNKSETRRKQQQQYFKSQNMTAITQYSRFKDPALDAMWNNQGGPGVKRQKGQGGGHSPQSSQETPKQGRHGKGRNYENPETRQGLSPIPNKQSNRKQAPDARQSSHNLCSKAFLNFRFDVDAIMRAFDGIK, encoded by the exons ATGGATCAGCCAATCGTTAATATTCCTGAGGAAGTTTTAAGTTCGTTATGCAC AcgttttttaatcaacattccTGACGAAGAGAGAAATGACTTGATAAGAGCGTTCTTCCAGATTGAGTTGGCCCATTGGTTTTATATTGACTTCTTCAGAGTTGAACAGCAAGGACTGCCaaattgtggaatgaaggaATTCTCCAAAGCTA TTTTCAACCATTGTCCATTTTTGATTGACCATGCTGACAAGATAGATAAACTCTATGCAGAATGGAGGGAATACAAAATGAGTGTTCCAACTTATGGTGGAATATTACTAGATTCTTCCCTTACACAT CTTGTAATGGTGCAAGGGTTTTTCAGTAGGACAAGCTGGGGATTCCCCAAAGGCAAAGTTAACAAAGAGGAGCAGCCAGTGCAATGTGCAATAAGAGAG GTTCGTGAAGAGACAGGTTTTGACATCACCAAGTACATTGATGAAAATAACTACATTGAGACTTATTTGAATGAACAACTCTCCAGACTGTATGTAGTTCCGAATATTCCAATGGATGTAGACTTCAAGCCGACCACACGTGGAGAAATTAGA gaaGTGCGCTGGTTCATGATTAATGATCTTCCTGCAAGTAAGAAAGATCCAGCACCCAAGGCTAATTTAGGTCTCAATCCAAATCATTTTTTCATGGTCATTCCATTTATCAA ACCTTTAAAGAAACGATTGAATAAGATGCAATCAGGTGCTTCTAATAGAGGCTACAGTCCAGCAACGATTCCCTTGTCGACCACCAATACCCAAAGGACACAAAGCCCTACTCAG GGTAATTACAGGCAAAATGGAGGCAGGGGACGAGGAGGGAATAGCAACCATGTGTTAAATTCTAGCGGAGGACCGACTAGCCAAGCTGTTGATAGTAACAAATCAGAGACCAGACGAAAGCAACAGCAGCAATACTTCAAATCACAGAACATGACTGCAATAACCCAGTATTCTAGGTTTAAAGATCCAGCATTGGATGCTATGTGGAACAATCAGGGTGGACCAGGAGTGAAGAGACAGAAAGGCCAAGGGGGTGGGCACTCACCTCAGTCGTCACAGGAAACTCCAAAACAAGGCAGACATGGCAAG GGCCGAAACTATGAAAATCCAGAGACCCGTCAAG GATTGTCGCCCATTCCCAACAAGCAAAGCAACCGCAAGCAAGCACCGGATGCCCGCCAATCCAGTCATAACCTCTGCTCCAAAGCATTCCTTAACTTCAGGTTTGATGTTGACGCCATCATGAGAGCCTTTGATGGTATCAAGTAA
- the LOC129262222 gene encoding ribosome biogenesis protein NSA2 homolog: MPQNEHIELHRKRHGQRLDHEERKRKKEAREPHERAHKARMLTGIKAKLYNKKRHAEKIQMKKTIKMHEEKKTKKRNKDEVPEGAVPAYLLDREGQTRAKVLSNMIKQKRKEKAGKWDVPLPKVRGQGENEVFKVIRTGKRKTKAWKRMVTKVTYVGEGFTRKPPKYERFIRPMALRFKKAHVTHPELKATFCLPLIGVKKNPSSPMYTSLGVITKGTIIEVNVSELGMVTQGGKVVWGKYAQVTNNPENDGCINAVLLV; this comes from the exons CCTCAGAACGAGCATATTGAGTTGCACAGGAAGCGTCATGGACAACGTCTTGATCATGAGGAAAGAAA GAGGAAGAAGGAGGCCCGTGAGCCTCATGAGAGAGCTCACAAAGCTCGCATGCTGACAGGAATAAA AGCTAAGCTGTACAACAAGAAACGACATGCTGAGAAAATACAAATGAAGAAGAC cATCAAGATGCATGAAGAGAAGAAGACTAAGAAACGCAATAAGGATGAAGTTCCAGAGGGTGCTGTTCCAGCCTACCTCCTCGACCGAGAGGGTCAGACGAGAGCCAAGGTTCTCTCCAACATGATCAAGCagaagaggaaagagaaagCAGGCAAGTGGGATGTGCCCTTgcccaaggtcagaggtcaaggAGAAAATGAGGTTTTCAAGGTCATCCGTACAGGCAAGAGGAAAA CCAAAGCCTGGAAGAGAATGGTCACTAAAGTAACCTATGTAGGAGAAGGTTTCACAAGAAAACCACCCAAATATGAGAGATTCATCAGACCCATG GCTCTTCGGTTCAAGAAGGCTCATGTGACACACCCAGAACTCAAGGCTACATTCTGTCTACCTCTGATTGGAGTCAAGAAGAACCCAAGCTCACCTATGTACACATCATTAGGAGTTATCACTAAAGGAACTATTATTGAA GTCAATGTCAGTGAACTTGGTATGGTAACACAAGGAGGAAAAGTTGTTTGGG GTAAATATGCGCAAGTCACAAATAATCCTGAAAACGATGGCTGTATCAATGCTGTTTTATTAGTCTGA